Proteins from a genomic interval of Sphingobacterium lactis:
- the dinB gene encoding DNA polymerase IV, translating into MRKIIHIDMDAFYASVDQRDFPELRGKPLAVGGSPDGRGVVATASYEARKYGVKSAMSSRNALQLCPDLIFTYPRFEVYKEVSNHIRSIFRRYTDLIEPLSLDEAYLDVTDDKLGIGSAIEIAKEIKQAIQDELNLTASAGVSVNKFVAKIASDINKPNGLTFIGPSKIVTFLEQLPIHKFFGVGKVTAKKMNQMGIFTGKDLKRFSELEMVQHFGKSGRFFYRIVRGEDDRPVKPNRISKSIGVEDTFESDLHEYEDMVFEIKRIAEKLYKRLDKAEKFGKTVTVKIKFADFTQITRSKTTVFSLDSQALIESHALGLLDKVDMQDQRVRLLGVTISNFHDQDTIDEVGIQLSLF; encoded by the coding sequence ATGCGAAAGATCATTCATATCGATATGGATGCGTTCTATGCTTCTGTAGATCAGCGTGACTTCCCCGAACTGCGGGGGAAACCATTGGCTGTCGGCGGTTCGCCAGATGGGCGTGGGGTGGTGGCAACGGCCAGCTATGAAGCCCGCAAGTACGGCGTAAAATCTGCCATGTCTTCCCGCAATGCACTTCAACTGTGCCCGGATCTGATCTTTACCTATCCCAGGTTTGAGGTCTATAAAGAGGTATCCAATCATATCCGTTCCATCTTCCGCAGGTATACCGATTTGATCGAACCCCTATCTCTGGATGAAGCCTATCTTGATGTCACTGACGATAAATTAGGCATTGGATCCGCCATCGAGATCGCCAAAGAAATCAAACAGGCCATCCAGGACGAATTGAACCTGACGGCATCCGCAGGTGTATCCGTCAATAAATTCGTGGCCAAAATTGCGTCCGATATCAACAAACCCAATGGTCTGACCTTTATCGGCCCTTCCAAAATCGTCACCTTCCTGGAACAGTTGCCTATCCATAAATTTTTCGGCGTGGGAAAGGTAACGGCGAAGAAGATGAACCAAATGGGCATTTTCACGGGAAAGGATCTCAAACGGTTCTCGGAACTGGAAATGGTGCAGCATTTTGGGAAATCAGGCCGTTTTTTTTACCGTATTGTTCGGGGGGAGGACGACCGGCCCGTTAAACCAAACAGGATCAGTAAATCCATCGGTGTGGAAGATACCTTCGAATCCGATCTGCATGAATATGAAGATATGGTCTTTGAAATAAAGCGCATCGCCGAAAAATTATACAAACGCCTGGATAAGGCCGAGAAGTTCGGAAAGACCGTGACAGTAAAGATCAAATTCGCTGATTTCACCCAGATCACGCGCAGTAAAACCACGGTTTTTAGCTTAGATTCCCAAGCATTGATTGAAAGCCATGCCTTGGGATTACTCGATAAGGTCGATATGCAGGATCAGCGCGTTCGGTTGCTGGGTGTGACCATTTCCAACTTCCATGATCAGGATACCATTGATGAGGTCGGTATACAACTAAGCCTCTTCTAA
- a CDS encoding carbon-nitrogen hydrolase has protein sequence MSKVKVGLVQMSCVKDKQTNLNKAIEKVREAAAKGAQIVCLQELFTSLYFCDVEDYDNFDLAEAIPGPSTDALSAVAKELGVVIIASLFEKRAQGLYHNTTAILDADGSYLGKYRKMHIPDDPAFYEKFYFTPGDLGYKVFQTKFGKIGVLICWDQWYPEASRITALMGAEIMFYPTAIGWATDQDEETNKDQYNAWQTIQRSHAVANGVPVVSVNRVGFEQDGAMKFWGGSFATNAQGKLLYLASHDQEEVEVVEIDLNESDFFRKHWPFLRDRRIETYAPITKRFIDED, from the coding sequence ATGAGTAAAGTTAAAGTTGGTTTAGTTCAAATGTCCTGTGTGAAAGATAAGCAGACAAACTTGAACAAGGCAATTGAAAAGGTTCGTGAAGCTGCCGCTAAAGGTGCGCAAATCGTTTGTTTGCAGGAACTTTTTACTTCTTTGTATTTCTGTGATGTGGAAGATTATGACAATTTCGACCTAGCAGAAGCTATTCCTGGCCCATCTACCGATGCACTGTCTGCAGTGGCGAAGGAATTAGGAGTTGTAATCATTGCCTCCCTATTTGAAAAAAGAGCACAAGGCTTATACCATAACACCACGGCCATCTTGGATGCCGATGGATCCTACCTTGGAAAATACCGTAAAATGCATATCCCTGATGATCCAGCATTCTATGAAAAATTCTATTTCACGCCAGGTGATTTAGGCTACAAAGTGTTCCAGACAAAATTCGGAAAAATCGGTGTGTTGATCTGTTGGGATCAATGGTATCCTGAAGCTTCCCGTATTACAGCTTTGATGGGTGCTGAAATCATGTTCTACCCGACAGCAATCGGTTGGGCAACAGACCAGGATGAAGAAACAAACAAAGACCAATACAACGCTTGGCAGACGATTCAACGCTCGCATGCCGTTGCGAACGGTGTACCTGTTGTTTCAGTAAACCGTGTTGGTTTCGAACAGGACGGTGCCATGAAGTTCTGGGGTGGTAGCTTTGCAACCAATGCGCAAGGTAAATTGTTGTACCTGGCCTCCCATGACCAAGAAGAGGTTGAGGTGGTGGAAATCGATTTGAACGAATCGGATTTCTTCCGCAAACATTGGCCATTCCTACGCGATCGCCGCATTGAAACCTATGCGCCGATTACCAAACGTTTTATCGACGAAGATTAA
- a CDS encoding agmatine deiminase family protein — translation MTSSTNSALYTFEETPKAQGFSFPAEWEKQDALWLSWPHKEESWPGKIHSIYGPYSQFIKLVAADQLVRINVADEAMKTFAMGHIMAAGANMDNISFYFHPTNDAWCRDHGPAFVINRETGEKAVVDWGYNAWGGKYPPFDLDDVVPTKIAKEFNLKLFTPPIVMEGGSVEFNGKGTVLTTTACLLNENRNPHLTKEQIEGYLKDYYGQEQVLWLGDGIVGDDTDGHIDDITRFVAEDTVLTVVEEDPNDENYELLQENLAALKEMTLLDGRPLKIVELPMPKPVIYEDQQLPASYANFYIANKVVVVPVFNDANDQRALDIIQGCFPDRKVVGIDSVDIIWGLGSFHCLSQQEPSI, via the coding sequence ATGACAAGCTCTACGAATTCAGCACTTTATACGTTTGAAGAAACACCTAAAGCGCAGGGGTTTTCTTTTCCTGCGGAGTGGGAAAAACAGGATGCCCTATGGTTAAGTTGGCCGCACAAGGAGGAATCCTGGCCTGGGAAAATCCACAGCATCTATGGCCCCTATTCCCAATTTATCAAGTTGGTGGCGGCCGATCAATTGGTGCGGATCAATGTGGCAGATGAAGCGATGAAAACATTTGCCATGGGCCATATTATGGCTGCTGGCGCCAATATGGACAACATCAGTTTCTACTTCCACCCGACCAATGATGCTTGGTGTCGCGACCATGGTCCGGCATTCGTAATCAATCGGGAGACGGGCGAAAAAGCAGTTGTCGATTGGGGATACAATGCCTGGGGTGGTAAATACCCACCATTTGATCTCGACGACGTGGTGCCGACAAAAATTGCCAAAGAATTCAACCTCAAGCTTTTCACCCCGCCGATCGTTATGGAAGGTGGTTCCGTGGAATTCAACGGAAAAGGAACCGTACTGACGACAACAGCATGCCTATTGAATGAGAACAGAAATCCTCATTTGACCAAGGAACAGATCGAAGGGTACCTGAAAGATTATTATGGACAGGAGCAGGTCCTTTGGTTGGGCGATGGCATCGTCGGTGATGATACGGACGGCCACATCGATGATATTACACGCTTTGTTGCAGAGGATACCGTATTGACGGTTGTCGAGGAAGATCCGAACGATGAAAATTACGAACTCCTACAGGAAAACCTAGCGGCACTGAAGGAAATGACGCTATTGGATGGGCGACCTTTGAAAATCGTGGAATTGCCTATGCCAAAACCTGTCATTTATGAAGACCAACAATTACCGGCTTCCTATGCAAATTTTTATATCGCAAACAAAGTAGTGGTTGTACCTGTATTCAATGATGCGAACGATCAACGTGCTTTGGATATTATCCAAGGCTGTTTTCCGGATCGGAAAGTCGTAGGTATTGACTCGGTCGATATTATTTGGGGATTAGGAAGTTTCCATTGTTTAAGTCAACAAGAACCATCCATCTAA
- a CDS encoding porin → MNYKFLLTLLVIILLAGIGQLHAQERDDRATILNFKGIQYKSSDSLFYVNFRFRMQNRLGFKQTLDDEDEGKFDARIRRLRLRMDGYIYSPKISYSVQLAFTRSDQDFDDTGIANIVRDAVLFYNFTDDFYISFGQNKLPGNRQRVNSSGQLQFADRSLVNENFTLDRDFGVSLNLSKKIGDMPFNAKAAISTGEGRAAASTDPGLAYTGRVEVLPLGEFTNDNDYQEGDLEREETPKLSIGAGYSYNDKTKREAGQLGRFVQNPFTFKTAFADAIVKYMGFAYQAEYMRRDVDNPFNMTDSDTPEETYAYKGWGLNQQVSYLLNHGYEVAGRYTYVMPHKDIRAFESQTELIELGLTKYVKAHRLKFQLNGTYTFKDGYFNNANDKSAWGAMFQVELGI, encoded by the coding sequence ATGAATTATAAATTCTTACTTACTCTACTCGTTATCATCCTATTAGCTGGCATCGGGCAGCTCCACGCACAGGAACGTGATGACCGTGCAACGATCTTAAATTTCAAAGGGATCCAATACAAATCCAGTGACTCCCTATTCTATGTGAATTTCCGTTTCCGGATGCAGAACCGTTTAGGTTTCAAACAGACCTTGGACGATGAAGATGAAGGAAAATTTGATGCTCGGATCCGTCGCCTACGCTTGCGTATGGATGGTTATATCTATTCACCGAAGATTTCCTATTCGGTGCAGTTGGCCTTTACGCGCAGTGATCAGGATTTTGATGATACGGGTATCGCGAATATTGTCCGTGACGCGGTCTTATTCTATAATTTTACGGATGATTTCTACATTTCTTTTGGTCAGAACAAGCTTCCCGGAAACCGTCAACGTGTTAATTCATCGGGACAATTGCAATTTGCGGATCGTTCCTTGGTGAATGAGAACTTCACGTTGGATCGTGACTTTGGGGTTTCGTTGAACTTGAGCAAGAAAATTGGCGATATGCCTTTCAATGCTAAAGCAGCAATTTCCACAGGGGAAGGTCGTGCAGCGGCATCTACCGATCCTGGTTTAGCCTATACAGGCCGTGTGGAAGTGCTTCCATTGGGTGAATTCACGAATGACAACGATTACCAAGAGGGTGATCTGGAGCGCGAAGAAACACCAAAGCTTTCCATCGGTGCCGGTTATAGCTATAATGATAAAACCAAACGTGAGGCTGGTCAGTTGGGGCGTTTTGTGCAGAATCCGTTCACCTTTAAAACTGCTTTTGCAGATGCGATCGTAAAATACATGGGTTTTGCTTACCAAGCGGAATACATGCGTCGTGATGTCGACAATCCATTCAATATGACCGATTCCGATACGCCGGAAGAAACCTACGCTTATAAAGGTTGGGGTTTGAACCAACAGGTTTCGTATCTATTGAACCATGGATATGAAGTTGCCGGCCGCTATACCTATGTAATGCCACACAAGGATATCCGTGCCTTCGAATCACAGACCGAATTGATCGAGTTGGGTTTGACGAAATATGTAAAAGCACACCGTTTGAAATTCCAGTTGAACGGTACCTATACGTTTAAAGATGGGTACTTTAACAATGCAAATGATAAAAGCGCTTGGGGTGCGATGTTCCAAGTGGAATTGGGAATTTAA
- the lpxB gene encoding lipid-A-disaccharide synthase, which produces MNYYIIAGETSGDLHGANLIKALKKEDPEATFRIVGGDQMQAASGEQALIHTSEMAFMGFVEVIKNLGSIAKNLKKVKADIQEVMPDTLILIDFPGFNLKVAEFAKKLGLKVCYYISPKIWAWNTKRVYKIKRLVDHMFCILPFEVKFYKQYHYPVDYVGNPLLDAISAYEFQPNFREKNGLDNLPIIALLPGSRKMEIEHLLPEMIDLYHRFPGHQLVVAGAPNFDISLYQRYIGNYPISVVFDQTYDLLKNAEAAVVASGTATLEAALLRVPQVVVYKANPISVMIARRVIKVRFISLVNLINDYLSVIELIQKDCTTETIGDELGRLISNKEHRASVLENYDVLMEKMGTPGASEKTAKLIVKYLRGED; this is translated from the coding sequence ATGAATTATTACATTATAGCAGGGGAGACCTCGGGTGATCTTCACGGGGCGAACTTGATCAAAGCGTTGAAAAAGGAAGATCCGGAAGCGACGTTCCGAATTGTGGGTGGCGATCAGATGCAGGCGGCCTCGGGCGAGCAAGCCCTGATCCATACATCAGAAATGGCTTTCATGGGTTTTGTGGAAGTGATTAAGAATTTGGGAAGCATTGCGAAGAATTTAAAGAAGGTGAAAGCCGATATCCAAGAGGTTATGCCGGATACCTTGATCCTGATCGACTTCCCCGGATTCAATCTGAAGGTTGCCGAATTTGCCAAGAAATTGGGACTAAAGGTCTGTTATTATATTTCTCCTAAAATTTGGGCATGGAATACGAAGCGGGTGTATAAAATCAAGCGTTTGGTCGACCACATGTTTTGTATCCTACCGTTTGAGGTGAAATTCTACAAGCAGTACCATTATCCCGTCGATTATGTCGGAAACCCATTGCTTGATGCCATTTCCGCTTATGAATTTCAACCAAACTTTCGGGAAAAGAATGGCTTGGACAACCTGCCGATTATTGCGCTGTTGCCCGGTAGCCGGAAGATGGAGATTGAGCACCTCTTACCGGAAATGATTGATCTGTACCACCGCTTTCCTGGGCACCAGTTGGTTGTTGCGGGTGCACCTAATTTCGACATATCCCTATACCAGCGTTATATCGGCAATTACCCGATTTCAGTTGTTTTTGATCAAACCTACGACCTCCTGAAGAATGCCGAAGCTGCTGTTGTAGCGAGTGGTACAGCGACACTGGAAGCTGCGCTATTGCGTGTACCGCAGGTCGTGGTCTACAAAGCCAACCCGATATCGGTCATGATCGCCCGTAGAGTGATTAAAGTTCGATTCATTTCCCTTGTAAATCTGATCAACGATTACCTATCCGTCATCGAACTGATACAGAAAGATTGCACAACGGAGACGATCGGCGATGAACTCGGCAGATTGATCAGCAACAAGGAACATCGCGCCAGTGTGCTTGAAAACTACGATGTGCTGATGGAGAAGATGGGTACACCGGGAGCTTCTGAAAAAACAGCTAAGCTGATCGTTAAGTATTTACGGGGAGAAGATTAA
- a CDS encoding ABC transporter permease, with product MKNFLSLLKREFKLFFNNKVLLVLFLGAPILYGVLVGGVYKKGKVTNLPIIVVDEDRSPLSRQLIDMFNDNEVIYVAKVLNDPFHAKEEAMKTESTVVVQIPRNFSSDVNYNRGTELTLFVNASNTLTSNYAMMAANVAASTMKAGIQIKAQQKKGVPEFVATQQFEPFKITMIKQNIRSGNYLYFMLPGVLFTVLQQVMMLGLALSFASEFENNTFGELVNRCSNVFVLILVKILPYLLMSALIFALYYGYSLWYRMPLQVEGWAFFGSTVLFLFAVSFIGILVSIAIPSQLKATEILMVIATPSFILSGFTWPLSQMPEWVVGIAKLIPLTHYLQIFRTLIIEKGSGAYIHGPVLGLAIIAIVTLIASIILLQLKIRKVKKNIQVEASV from the coding sequence ATGAAAAACTTTTTAAGCTTATTAAAAAGGGAATTCAAGCTGTTCTTTAACAATAAAGTATTGCTGGTTCTCTTCCTTGGTGCCCCCATCCTGTATGGCGTTCTGGTCGGTGGGGTATATAAAAAGGGGAAAGTAACGAACCTGCCGATCATTGTCGTGGATGAGGACCGCAGTCCCCTGAGCCGCCAATTGATCGATATGTTCAATGATAACGAGGTGATCTATGTAGCGAAAGTCTTAAACGACCCTTTTCACGCAAAAGAAGAGGCAATGAAAACGGAATCCACGGTCGTGGTTCAGATCCCCAGGAATTTCTCGTCCGATGTGAATTACAACCGAGGAACAGAACTGACCCTTTTCGTGAATGCCTCCAATACGCTGACCTCGAATTATGCCATGATGGCGGCCAACGTGGCGGCATCGACTATGAAAGCAGGGATTCAGATCAAAGCGCAGCAAAAGAAAGGCGTTCCTGAATTTGTGGCAACCCAGCAGTTCGAACCCTTTAAGATCACCATGATCAAGCAGAATATTCGGAGTGGAAACTACCTGTATTTCATGCTTCCAGGTGTGCTGTTCACGGTGTTGCAACAGGTGATGATGCTGGGCCTGGCCCTGAGCTTTGCTTCGGAATTTGAGAACAACACATTCGGCGAGCTCGTGAATCGATGCAGCAATGTCTTCGTGCTGATCTTGGTCAAAATCCTGCCATACCTGTTGATGTCCGCACTTATTTTCGCGTTGTATTATGGCTATTCGTTATGGTACCGGATGCCGTTACAGGTTGAAGGATGGGCATTCTTTGGATCGACCGTCCTGTTTCTATTCGCCGTCAGCTTTATCGGTATCTTGGTCAGCATCGCTATACCGAGTCAATTGAAAGCAACAGAAATCCTGATGGTCATTGCCACACCGAGTTTTATCCTCAGCGGATTTACCTGGCCATTGAGCCAAATGCCAGAATGGGTTGTGGGCATTGCTAAGTTGATCCCCTTAACCCATTACTTACAGATCTTCAGGACATTGATCATCGAGAAGGGCAGTGGGGCTTACATTCATGGGCCGGTATTGGGATTGGCAATCATTGCGATCGTAACCCTTATCGCTTCCATCATACTGCTGCAATTAAAGATCAGAAAGGTTAAGAAAAACATCCAGGTTGAAGCATCAGTTTAA
- a CDS encoding HlyD family secretion protein has translation MKNILYSIAAILVLQSCTNENKTQERKLEGKIDRDQIAVTTKIPGKIQKILVEVGQQVQKGDTLVILELPEVDAKSIQAQGALNAAQAQYDMAVKGATDGQMKQLHAKVAGLKEQYDFAQKSLNRMNNLLRDSLIAQQKYDEVYAKYQGAKNQYLAAQAELADVQHGARIEQQRMAMGQKERALGAVDEVNVAAKERYIIAPQDMSVENINLQVGELALAGYSVISGYINDGSFFRVTIPEDKVKDFAKGSTKTLVIPYLENKEVQATIETIKPLSSYANIATAYPDFEEQQTLFEVRMKPVNKAEAKELLTKATFIVKQN, from the coding sequence ATGAAAAATATACTATACAGCATAGCAGCAATACTCGTCCTACAAAGTTGTACGAACGAAAATAAAACACAGGAAAGAAAACTGGAAGGAAAAATCGATAGGGATCAGATCGCAGTGACGACCAAGATTCCGGGAAAAATCCAGAAGATTTTGGTAGAAGTCGGCCAGCAAGTCCAAAAGGGAGATACCTTGGTCATCTTGGAACTGCCAGAGGTGGATGCCAAATCCATTCAGGCACAGGGTGCATTAAACGCCGCACAGGCGCAATACGACATGGCGGTAAAAGGGGCTACGGATGGACAGATGAAACAATTGCACGCCAAGGTTGCAGGACTGAAAGAACAATACGATTTTGCACAGAAATCACTCAACCGCATGAACAACTTATTGCGTGACTCCTTGATTGCCCAACAGAAATACGATGAGGTGTATGCGAAATACCAAGGTGCCAAGAACCAATATCTAGCGGCGCAAGCTGAGTTGGCAGATGTACAGCACGGTGCTCGCATCGAACAGCAACGGATGGCGATGGGGCAGAAGGAACGTGCGCTTGGTGCTGTCGATGAGGTGAATGTAGCAGCGAAAGAACGCTACATCATTGCTCCCCAAGATATGAGTGTGGAAAATATCAACCTGCAAGTTGGCGAACTCGCATTGGCAGGATACAGCGTAATTTCCGGATACATCAATGATGGCAGTTTCTTCCGCGTAACCATTCCGGAAGACAAGGTGAAGGATTTTGCGAAAGGAAGCACCAAAACGTTGGTAATCCCGTATCTGGAAAATAAGGAGGTCCAAGCGACCATTGAAACCATAAAACCATTGAGTTCGTACGCGAACATCGCAACGGCCTATCCGGATTTCGAAGAACAGCAGACCCTTTTCGAGGTCCGCATGAAACCTGTGAACAAAGCCGAGGCAAAAGAACTGTTGACAAAAGCAACGTTCATTGTTAAACAAAACTAA